One Methylocaldum marinum DNA window includes the following coding sequences:
- a CDS encoding leucyl aminopeptidase, whose translation MDYSAKFEPLAKLSANCVALGFYQKRKLTAAGGVLDEQLGGLISKLLKRDDIEGKVGDVLLINHVPESDIERILLIGFGKKGELGPGAYRKALATAAKSLKDSGAKSAVSLLHEAEVGRTDLVWKVRQAVEIFEGSLYKFTRLKKESDDKPQRLSKLQFLLDGEDQSAEAKLGIRQGLAIAGGMTIAKDLANLPGNICTPTYLAEQAEQVGKSRKLKVRILEESDLEELSMGAFQSVSKGSEQPAKLIVMEYSGGSSKAKPFVLIGKGLTFDAGGISLKPAANMDEMKYDMCGGASVIGTLAAIADLGLPLNVVGLVPASENLPDGRANKPGDIVTSMSGLTVEILNTDAEGRLLLCDTLTYAKKYEPTAVIDVATLTGACIVALGRHPSGLMSNDEGLAHALTEAGEKAWDRVWRLPLWEEYQEQLKSNFADLANIGGPDGGTITAGCFLSRFAKDFPWAHVDIAGTAWKSGNEKGATGRPVPLLVQYLIDQAR comes from the coding sequence ATGGACTATTCGGCAAAATTTGAACCGCTCGCCAAACTCAGCGCCAACTGTGTAGCGCTGGGCTTTTACCAGAAACGAAAACTGACCGCCGCCGGCGGCGTGCTGGATGAACAGTTGGGAGGCTTGATCTCCAAGCTGCTCAAGCGCGACGACATCGAAGGAAAGGTCGGCGACGTTCTGCTGATCAACCACGTCCCCGAAAGCGACATCGAGCGCATCTTGCTGATCGGCTTCGGCAAGAAGGGCGAATTGGGTCCCGGCGCCTATCGCAAGGCCTTGGCCACAGCCGCCAAATCGCTGAAGGATTCGGGCGCAAAATCTGCCGTAAGTCTGCTCCACGAGGCGGAAGTCGGCCGGACGGATTTGGTTTGGAAAGTCCGGCAAGCCGTGGAAATTTTCGAAGGGAGCCTCTACAAATTCACTCGCCTGAAAAAAGAATCGGACGACAAGCCGCAACGCTTGTCGAAATTGCAATTCCTGCTAGACGGCGAAGATCAGTCGGCGGAAGCCAAACTGGGCATCAGACAAGGCCTGGCCATCGCCGGCGGAATGACCATCGCCAAGGATCTGGCCAATTTGCCGGGCAACATCTGCACGCCGACGTATCTGGCCGAACAAGCCGAACAAGTCGGAAAAAGCCGAAAACTGAAGGTCCGAATTCTCGAGGAATCCGATCTTGAAGAACTGAGCATGGGGGCTTTTCAGTCCGTATCCAAGGGCAGCGAACAGCCGGCCAAGCTCATCGTCATGGAATATTCCGGCGGTTCGTCGAAGGCAAAGCCGTTCGTTCTGATCGGCAAGGGCCTCACTTTCGATGCGGGCGGAATCTCGCTGAAACCGGCCGCCAACATGGACGAGATGAAATACGACATGTGCGGCGGCGCAAGCGTGATCGGCACCCTCGCCGCGATCGCCGATCTCGGTTTGCCGCTCAACGTGGTGGGATTGGTTCCGGCTTCCGAAAACCTCCCGGACGGCAGAGCCAACAAGCCGGGCGACATCGTCACGAGCATGTCCGGCCTTACCGTCGAAATTCTGAATACCGATGCCGAAGGCCGGTTGCTGCTGTGCGACACCCTGACCTACGCCAAAAAGTACGAACCAACCGCGGTGATCGACGTCGCCACCCTGACCGGCGCGTGCATCGTCGCCTTGGGCCGCCATCCCAGCGGCTTGATGAGCAATGATGAAGGGTTGGCCCACGCTCTGACCGAAGCCGGCGAAAAAGCCTGGGACCGGGTTTGGCGCCTGCCGCTATGGGAAGAGTACCAGGAGCAGCTCAAGTCCAATTTCGCCGATCTCGCGAATATCGGCGGTCCCGACGGCGGCACCATCACCGCCGGCTGTTTCCTCTCCCGCTTCGCCAAGGACTTCCCGTGGGCGCACGTGGACATCGCCGGTACCGCTTGGAAGAGCGGCAACGAAAAGGGGGCGACCGGACGCCCGGTACCACTGTTGGTGCAATATTTGATCGATCAAGCACGATGA
- the pilB gene encoding type IV-A pilus assembly ATPase PilB: MAITATKLQLSGLAKSLVKEGLLTEADAQFHLDEALSKKNHFVSYLVSNQILDDLSIACVASKEYGIPLFDLDVMSLEMLPIRAVSEKLIRQHHVLPLFKRGNRLFLGVADPTNLQALDEIKFHTRCSTECVIVEEGKLARVIDQALEAADTSFKDLVDADLDNLRITGGDEIEPASEGETPDVDDAPIVRLVNKILLDAIKKGASDIHFEPYEKTFRVRFRHDGMLHEITNLPVNLSGRVSARLKVMSRMDIADRRIPQDGRIKMALSRTRAIDFRVNTCPTLFGEKIVLRILDPTAAQIGIEKLGFEPEQQQNFLNAINKPYGMILVTGPTGSGKTVSLYTGLNLLNTADRNISTAEDPVEITVPGINQVNVNLKTGLTFAESLRAFLRQDPDVIMVGEIRDLETAEIAVKAAQTGHLVLSTLHTNDAPQTLNRLMQMGIPAFNIASSVLLIMAQRLARRLCEHCKKEEDLPPEVLLEAGFREEEIGTFTVFGPVGCDRCVKGYKGRVGIYQVMPISESINRIILEGGNVLQLGAQAKREGVADLRESGLRKIKAGITSLEEIDRVTRE, encoded by the coding sequence ATGGCGATCACGGCAACGAAATTGCAACTCAGCGGATTGGCCAAAAGTCTGGTCAAGGAAGGACTGTTGACCGAGGCCGACGCACAGTTTCACCTGGATGAGGCTCTCAGCAAAAAAAACCATTTCGTAAGCTATCTGGTCAGCAACCAAATCCTCGATGACCTATCCATCGCATGTGTCGCATCCAAGGAATACGGAATCCCGCTATTCGACCTCGATGTGATGTCGCTGGAGATGTTGCCGATCAGGGCCGTCAGCGAAAAGCTGATCCGCCAACACCATGTCCTGCCACTCTTCAAGCGCGGGAACCGGCTATTCCTCGGGGTTGCCGATCCCACCAATCTCCAGGCTCTGGACGAAATCAAATTTCACACCCGATGCAGCACCGAATGCGTCATCGTAGAGGAAGGCAAGCTGGCGCGGGTGATCGACCAGGCGCTGGAAGCGGCCGACACCTCGTTCAAGGATTTGGTGGATGCCGACCTCGACAACCTCCGGATTACCGGCGGAGATGAAATCGAGCCTGCCTCCGAAGGCGAAACCCCCGATGTCGACGACGCTCCGATCGTTCGGCTGGTCAACAAGATTCTCCTCGACGCCATCAAAAAAGGCGCTTCCGATATTCACTTCGAACCCTACGAGAAAACTTTCCGGGTCCGTTTTCGTCACGACGGCATGCTCCATGAGATAACAAACCTCCCGGTCAATCTCTCCGGACGGGTTTCGGCGCGCCTCAAGGTCATGTCGCGCATGGACATCGCCGACCGGCGCATACCTCAGGACGGCCGTATCAAAATGGCATTGTCCAGGACGCGTGCGATCGATTTCCGCGTCAACACCTGTCCGACGCTGTTCGGGGAAAAGATCGTTCTCCGTATCCTCGATCCGACTGCAGCCCAAATCGGCATCGAAAAACTGGGCTTCGAGCCGGAACAACAGCAGAATTTTCTGAACGCCATCAACAAGCCGTACGGGATGATCTTGGTCACCGGGCCGACCGGAAGCGGCAAGACGGTCAGCCTTTATACCGGCCTCAATCTCCTGAATACGGCCGACCGCAACATCTCAACGGCAGAAGATCCGGTGGAAATCACCGTACCCGGCATCAACCAGGTCAATGTCAACCTCAAGACCGGACTGACCTTTGCCGAGTCGCTCCGAGCCTTCTTGAGGCAGGACCCGGATGTCATCATGGTGGGCGAGATTCGCGATCTGGAAACTGCCGAAATCGCGGTTAAAGCTGCCCAAACCGGACATTTGGTGCTTTCCACCCTACATACCAACGATGCCCCCCAGACACTCAACCGCTTGATGCAAATGGGCATCCCCGCTTTCAACATCGCCTCGTCGGTCTTGCTGATCATGGCGCAGAGGCTGGCCAGGCGCCTTTGCGAGCATTGCAAGAAGGAGGAAGACCTCCCTCCGGAAGTACTGCTGGAAGCCGGTTTTCGAGAAGAGGAAATCGGGACTTTTACGGTTTTCGGGCCGGTCGGCTGCGATAGATGCGTCAAGGGGTACAAGGGCCGCGTGGGTATTTATCAGGTCATGCCGATTTCCGAATCCATCAATCGCATCATTCTCGAAGGCGGGAACGTCCTTCAGCTCGGTGCGCAAGCCAAGCGGGAAGGTGTGGCGGACCTGAGGGAATCGGGCCTTCGAAAAATCAAGGCAGGCATTACCAGTCTGGAAGAAATCGACCGCGTCACGCGAGAATAG
- a CDS encoding DNA polymerase III subunit chi, with protein MTRIDFYVLPSADAHSRRLMACRLAEKAIKQDLSVFLYTSSEEEERVLDDLLWTFRQGSFVAHERFDASEAQAETPVLIGHRSAPQPAKDVLINLSAEVPPELDRFQRLIELVDQDESVKQAGRRRYRFYSDQGHTVQTHRLD; from the coding sequence ATGACCCGGATCGATTTCTACGTGCTGCCGAGCGCAGATGCCCACAGCCGCCGCTTGATGGCCTGCCGCCTTGCCGAAAAGGCCATCAAGCAAGACCTTTCGGTTTTCCTTTACACGTCGTCGGAAGAAGAAGAACGAGTACTCGACGATTTGCTGTGGACATTCCGGCAAGGCAGCTTCGTGGCCCACGAACGGTTCGATGCCTCGGAAGCCCAAGCCGAAACACCGGTTCTCATCGGCCATCGAAGCGCGCCTCAACCGGCCAAGGACGTACTGATCAACCTGAGTGCCGAGGTTCCGCCCGAGCTCGACCGGTTCCAGCGTCTGATCGAACTGGTCGACCAGGACGAATCGGTAAAACAGGCGGGCCGACGCCGATATCGATTCTATTCGGACCAGGGCCATACCGTTCAGACCCATCGCTTGGACTGA
- a CDS encoding valine--tRNA ligase gives MEKTYEPHSIESRWYTFWEENGYFAPSGSGTPYCIMIPPPNVTGSLHMGHGFNNTIMDALIRYHRMAGYNTLWQVGTDHAGIATQMVVERQLAARNLTRHDLGRDKFLDKVWEWKGESGGTITRQLRRLGSSVDWSRERFTMDDGLSRAVREAFVRLYDDGLIYRGKRLVNWDPKLHTAISDLEVQSEEEKGSLWHFRYPLADGSGWLVVATTRPETMLGDTAVAVHPEDERYKHLLGKTIQLPITNREIPVIADDYVDPAFGTGCVKITPAHDFNDYEVGKRHNLPLINVLDKDARILHEFTVLTFEGYAGSHGEKAPETYAGLDRFEARKRIVDEFERLGLLEKIEPHTLKVPRGDRSGAIVEPWLTDQWYVSTKALAKPAIEAVEDGRIHFVPQQYENLYFSWMRDIQDWCISRQLWWGHRIPAWYDDHGNVYVGRNETEVRAKYSLDAGLALRQDEDVLDTWFSSALWTFSTLGWPEQTPELKTFHPTDVLVTGFDIIFFWVARMVMMTMHFMKHPDGSPQVPFRTVYVHGLVRDAEGQKMSKSKGNVLDPLDIIDGIGLEDLVIKRTTGLMKPQDAPKIEARTRKEFPNGIAAYGCDALRFTFASLASTGRDIKFDMGRVEGYRNFCNKLWNAARYVLMNTEGKDCGLDNAGLKFTLADRWIRSRLQLTIRETIDAIENYRFDLAAQAIYEFVWNAYCDWYLELSKPTLYGADSADGTGAAPIEYVLGTRQTLVHVLETILRLAHPLMPFITEEIWQRVAPLAGKHGVSVILQGYPESDENWIDPESTAEMEWVMNVILGVRRIRGEMNIAPGKPLPIMVQNGSEQDRTWLDRNREFIAKLARAETITWLSEADTAPESATALVGEMKVLIPMKGLIDKDAELSRLEKEIQRLSKDLPRIEGKLNDAAFLEKAPPQVVAKEQARLQDIRLSLAELQAQAEKIRAL, from the coding sequence ATGGAAAAAACCTACGAGCCTCATTCCATAGAATCGCGATGGTATACATTCTGGGAAGAAAACGGATATTTCGCGCCCAGCGGAAGCGGAACGCCGTACTGCATCATGATCCCGCCCCCGAACGTCACGGGCAGCCTGCACATGGGCCACGGCTTCAACAACACCATCATGGACGCCCTCATCCGCTACCATCGCATGGCGGGTTACAACACCCTCTGGCAGGTCGGCACCGACCACGCCGGCATCGCCACGCAAATGGTGGTGGAACGGCAACTGGCCGCCCGGAACCTCACCCGCCACGACTTGGGCCGCGACAAGTTCCTGGATAAAGTTTGGGAGTGGAAAGGCGAATCCGGCGGCACCATCACTCGCCAGTTACGCCGGCTGGGTTCGTCGGTTGACTGGAGCCGGGAGCGTTTCACCATGGACGACGGCCTGTCCCGGGCCGTTCGGGAAGCTTTCGTACGCCTCTACGACGACGGCTTGATCTACCGAGGCAAGCGCCTGGTAAATTGGGACCCCAAGCTGCATACCGCCATTTCCGACCTGGAAGTCCAGAGCGAAGAAGAGAAAGGCAGCTTATGGCACTTCCGCTACCCCCTCGCGGACGGCTCGGGCTGGCTGGTGGTTGCAACGACCCGGCCGGAAACGATGCTGGGTGACACCGCCGTGGCGGTGCATCCGGAGGATGAACGATACAAGCACCTGTTGGGCAAAACCATCCAGCTGCCGATTACCAACCGTGAAATTCCCGTCATCGCCGACGACTACGTCGATCCCGCCTTCGGCACCGGCTGCGTAAAAATCACGCCGGCCCACGATTTCAACGACTACGAAGTGGGTAAACGCCACAACCTGCCGCTGATTAACGTGCTGGACAAGGACGCCCGCATCCTGCACGAATTCACCGTGCTTACTTTCGAGGGGTATGCCGGCAGCCACGGCGAAAAGGCGCCGGAAACCTATGCCGGCCTAGATCGCTTCGAAGCCCGCAAGCGTATCGTCGACGAATTCGAACGCCTCGGGCTGCTGGAAAAAATCGAGCCGCACACGCTGAAAGTGCCGCGGGGAGACCGTTCCGGTGCAATCGTCGAGCCGTGGCTCACCGATCAGTGGTACGTCAGCACCAAGGCATTGGCGAAACCCGCCATCGAAGCGGTGGAAGACGGCCGCATCCACTTCGTGCCTCAACAGTACGAAAACCTTTATTTCTCCTGGATGCGCGATATTCAGGACTGGTGCATCTCGCGCCAGCTGTGGTGGGGCCACCGCATCCCGGCCTGGTACGACGACCACGGCAACGTCTACGTGGGCCGCAACGAAACCGAAGTGCGCGCCAAGTACAGCCTGGACGCCGGCCTGGCGTTGCGCCAGGACGAAGACGTGCTCGACACCTGGTTCTCTTCCGCCCTATGGACCTTCTCGACCCTGGGCTGGCCCGAGCAGACGCCGGAACTCAAAACCTTCCACCCGACCGACGTGTTGGTCACCGGCTTCGACATTATTTTTTTCTGGGTGGCGCGCATGGTGATGATGACCATGCACTTCATGAAACATCCGGACGGCAGCCCGCAAGTGCCGTTCAGGACGGTTTACGTGCACGGCCTGGTCCGCGACGCGGAAGGCCAGAAAATGTCGAAATCAAAGGGCAACGTGCTGGACCCCCTGGACATTATCGACGGCATCGGCCTGGAAGATCTGGTCATCAAGCGCACCACGGGCCTGATGAAACCTCAGGATGCGCCAAAGATCGAAGCACGCACTCGCAAGGAATTTCCCAACGGCATCGCCGCATACGGCTGCGACGCCTTGCGCTTCACCTTCGCCTCCCTGGCCTCCACCGGACGCGACATCAAGTTCGACATGGGCCGGGTCGAGGGCTACCGGAATTTCTGCAACAAGCTGTGGAACGCCGCGCGCTACGTGCTGATGAACACCGAAGGCAAGGACTGCGGACTCGACAATGCCGGCCTGAAGTTCACGCTCGCCGACCGCTGGATTCGAAGCCGCCTGCAGCTGACGATCCGGGAAACCATAGACGCTATCGAGAACTATCGCTTCGACCTCGCGGCCCAGGCAATTTACGAATTCGTTTGGAACGCGTATTGCGACTGGTATCTGGAACTGTCCAAACCGACGCTATACGGTGCTGATTCGGCGGACGGCACCGGAGCGGCCCCTATCGAATACGTGTTGGGTACACGCCAGACCCTGGTTCACGTACTCGAAACCATTCTTCGCCTGGCCCATCCGCTGATGCCTTTCATCACCGAGGAAATCTGGCAGCGCGTCGCGCCCCTGGCCGGCAAGCACGGCGTAAGCGTCATCTTGCAGGGCTATCCCGAGAGCGACGAAAACTGGATCGATCCCGAATCCACCGCCGAGATGGAATGGGTTATGAACGTCATCCTGGGCGTACGCCGCATTCGCGGCGAAATGAACATCGCGCCCGGCAAGCCTCTGCCGATCATGGTTCAAAACGGCTCCGAGCAGGATCGGACCTGGCTGGACCGCAACCGGGAATTCATCGCAAAGCTGGCCCGCGCCGAAACCATTACCTGGCTTTCGGAAGCCGACACGGCGCCGGAGTCGGCAACCGCCCTAGTCGGCGAGATGAAAGTGCTCATTCCCATGAAAGGATTGATCGACAAGGACGCCGAACTGTCCCGCCTGGAGAAGGAAATTCAGCGCTTGTCCAAGGACCTGCCGCGAATCGAGGGCAAGCTGAACGACGCCGCTTTCCTCGAAAAGGCCCCGCCCCAGGTCGTCGCCAAGGAGCAAGCACGTCTTCAAGACATTCGGCTCAGCCTAGCCGAGTTGCAGGCTCAGGCCGAAAAAATACGTGCCTTATAG
- the lptG gene encoding LPS export ABC transporter permease LptG, translated as MITLSRYIAGEVVKGSLIAVLILLALLNFFTFADELGDLGRGNYGLASIVQYLLLTSPRNFYELMPSAALVGSLVTLGALANNRELVAMQAAGASRVRIIAAVLAGGMILVLISIGIGEYIAPVAERAAHTLKATALQKQIASRTKYGFWVRDGNVFINIRQIERPESLGDINIFKLDEAQKLYSATHADKAVYDGRQWRLDNIFESRFLNDGILTEQKPYADWSSVLAPNLLNAFVISPENLSAFELARYINYLKENGQQSASVELAFWGRIVNPAVTLVMLLVAAPFVLPVKREVGIGQRIVVGVVIGLGFYLFDRTFGHLGLIYEMHPVFAAFFPTLLALTGALVAIFRIRST; from the coding sequence ATGATCACGTTGAGCCGCTATATTGCGGGAGAAGTGGTCAAGGGATCCTTGATCGCGGTATTGATATTGCTGGCTCTTCTGAATTTCTTCACCTTCGCGGATGAATTGGGCGATTTGGGACGCGGCAACTACGGCTTGGCGAGTATTGTTCAATATCTACTCCTGACCTCGCCGCGCAACTTTTATGAATTGATGCCTTCGGCGGCATTGGTCGGAAGCCTGGTGACCCTGGGCGCCTTGGCGAATAATCGGGAACTGGTGGCGATGCAGGCCGCGGGTGCTTCGCGTGTGCGCATCATTGCGGCGGTGCTGGCGGGCGGCATGATACTGGTTTTGATCTCGATAGGAATCGGCGAATACATCGCTCCGGTCGCGGAACGCGCGGCTCACACCCTCAAGGCCACCGCATTGCAGAAACAGATCGCTTCGCGAACCAAGTACGGATTCTGGGTTCGGGATGGCAATGTGTTCATCAATATCCGGCAGATTGAACGGCCTGAAAGCTTGGGCGATATCAATATCTTCAAGCTCGATGAGGCGCAGAAACTGTATTCGGCCACGCATGCAGATAAAGCCGTTTACGACGGCCGTCAATGGCGTTTGGACAATATTTTCGAGAGCCGATTCCTGAACGATGGCATCTTAACCGAGCAGAAGCCGTATGCCGATTGGTCGTCGGTGCTGGCGCCGAATCTGCTGAACGCATTCGTGATCAGTCCGGAAAACCTGTCGGCTTTCGAACTGGCAAGGTATATCAATTATCTGAAAGAAAACGGACAGCAATCGGCATCCGTGGAACTGGCATTCTGGGGAAGAATCGTGAATCCGGCGGTTACCTTGGTCATGTTGCTCGTTGCCGCGCCTTTCGTGCTGCCCGTAAAGCGTGAAGTCGGAATAGGGCAGCGTATCGTGGTGGGGGTCGTTATCGGGCTGGGCTTCTACTTGTTCGATCGCACCTTCGGTCACTTGGGGCTGATTTACGAGATGCACCCGGTTTTCGCAGCTTTTTTCCCGACGCTGCTGGCGCTCACGGGCGCATTGGTCGCGATATTCCGGATTCGCTCGACCTAG
- a CDS encoding ABC transporter ATP-binding protein, whose protein sequence is MRTLAIEVRDLSKRFDTVTAVDGISFSVPEGSTCALLGGNGAGKTTTLAMLLGLLLPSSGSIRIMGVDMMRNRYPALSRMNFTSPYVDLPHRLTVKQNLDVYARLYGIRRRAARVASLAQRFDLEALMGRTYGSLSAGQRTRVALAKALLNEPEVLLMDEPTASLDPASADTVRSLLKGYQEKSGATVLLASHNMQEVERLCDTVLMLKQGRIVDRDKPAMLVQKYGRDSLEQVFIDIARDYDRRTS, encoded by the coding sequence ATGCGCACTCTCGCCATCGAGGTTCGCGATCTAAGCAAGCGTTTTGATACCGTGACGGCCGTGGACGGCATTTCTTTCAGCGTGCCGGAAGGCAGTACCTGTGCCTTGCTGGGCGGAAACGGAGCCGGCAAGACGACGACTTTGGCAATGCTGTTGGGACTCTTGCTGCCGTCGTCGGGGAGTATCCGGATCATGGGCGTGGACATGATGAGAAATCGGTACCCTGCGCTTTCCCGCATGAATTTTACCTCTCCGTATGTCGATTTGCCGCATCGGCTTACAGTCAAGCAAAATCTCGATGTCTATGCCCGTCTTTACGGTATTCGGCGCCGCGCCGCACGCGTGGCGTCGCTTGCTCAACGTTTCGATCTCGAAGCCCTGATGGGGCGGACTTATGGGTCTCTTTCGGCGGGGCAACGTACCCGCGTCGCCTTGGCCAAGGCGCTTCTGAACGAGCCCGAGGTATTACTGATGGACGAGCCCACGGCCTCCCTGGATCCGGCTTCGGCCGATACCGTCCGGAGCTTGCTGAAAGGCTATCAGGAAAAATCCGGCGCCACGGTGTTGCTGGCGTCCCATAATATGCAGGAGGTGGAGCGCTTGTGCGATACGGTGTTGATGCTCAAGCAAGGCCGCATCGTGGATCGGGATAAGCCCGCGATGCTGGTGCAGAAATATGGGCGAGACAGTCTGGAGCAGGTTTTCATCGACATCGCGCGCGATTACGATCGCCGGACAAGTTAG
- a CDS encoding NUDIX hydrolase: MPATPDMTGTVHEPPRSAIGVGAVVFDASGRVLLIRRGKQPALGLWSLPGGKQEPGETLVQSCRREIMEETGVEIELGPVIAVVERMFGEYHYVIVDFVAILKDPDSPAPSPATDVSDARWVTLADLTQYPLVEGLERVIRIARESLRAGFTIGLIDADGNGRDFLPIP; this comes from the coding sequence ATGCCGGCGACACCCGACATGACAGGTACGGTTCATGAGCCTCCACGATCGGCTATCGGCGTGGGTGCAGTCGTTTTCGATGCGTCCGGGAGAGTGCTTTTGATCCGCCGAGGGAAACAGCCGGCCTTGGGACTCTGGTCTCTGCCGGGAGGCAAGCAGGAACCGGGTGAAACGCTGGTTCAAAGCTGCCGACGCGAAATCATGGAGGAAACCGGCGTCGAGATTGAGTTGGGACCGGTCATCGCGGTAGTCGAACGTATGTTCGGCGAATACCATTATGTCATCGTCGATTTCGTCGCCATCTTGAAAGACCCGGATAGCCCTGCTCCGAGTCCGGCTACCGACGTTTCCGACGCGCGCTGGGTGACACTTGCCGATTTGACGCAATACCCTCTCGTAGAAGGTCTGGAACGGGTCATTCGGATCGCCCGCGAAAGTTTGCGCGCCGGTTTTACTATCGGCCTAATCGATGCCGACGGAAACGGCCGCGACTTCTTGCCCATTCCTTAG
- the lptF gene encoding LPS export ABC transporter permease LptF, protein MKPHPFKPLQSRRTPIITVLDRMVAAELAKTLGAVLGVLVTIIVSRKFLSILAKAIEGELSGETIFQLLGLKVLTATAQLLPASLFMASLTVLGRMYRDQEMSVLASSGVGLSRIYRAMCWMVVPVTVVAAVLALQVMPWSERQAQALMEKDEQSADVRGIKPGRFNEFSQGDVVLYAERLSDDNSMHKIFVQSRQRDKTGVVAADSGNLKRNELGEYFVVLRNGRRYQGVPGRADFIISEFDEYAVRIDGPEAETASLKREASDSLMLWYSHTPRELAELQKRLAVPLGVLFLSFLAVPLSKIAPRSGVYGNVFTAFLIYVVYENSQKITQGLLMTEKIPLWLSYSGVYAFLLVLTAALFIRNLGIKWIVQIAREKVGL, encoded by the coding sequence ATGAAACCCCACCCTTTTAAACCGCTTCAATCGAGACGCACTCCGATCATTACGGTACTCGACCGGATGGTGGCGGCGGAACTGGCCAAGACCTTGGGAGCCGTTCTCGGTGTTCTGGTCACGATCATCGTCAGCCGGAAGTTTCTGAGCATTCTTGCCAAAGCCATCGAAGGCGAATTATCCGGTGAAACCATATTTCAACTGCTGGGGCTCAAAGTCCTGACGGCAACCGCGCAATTACTGCCGGCCTCGCTGTTCATGGCGAGTTTGACCGTTTTGGGGCGCATGTACCGGGACCAGGAGATGTCGGTGCTTGCATCCAGCGGAGTGGGTTTGAGCCGTATTTACCGGGCTATGTGCTGGATGGTGGTACCGGTCACCGTTGTTGCCGCCGTGCTGGCGCTGCAGGTCATGCCGTGGTCCGAGCGCCAGGCCCAGGCACTGATGGAAAAGGACGAGCAAAGTGCAGACGTACGGGGCATCAAGCCCGGCCGGTTCAACGAATTCAGTCAAGGCGACGTCGTGTTGTACGCAGAGAGGTTGAGCGACGACAATTCCATGCACAAGATTTTCGTGCAAAGCCGGCAGCGGGACAAAACCGGCGTAGTGGCCGCGGATAGCGGAAATTTGAAGCGAAACGAATTAGGCGAATATTTCGTTGTTTTGCGGAACGGCCGCCGATATCAGGGAGTGCCCGGGCGAGCCGATTTTATCATCAGCGAGTTCGACGAATACGCCGTACGCATCGATGGTCCGGAAGCCGAGACGGCATCGCTCAAGCGCGAAGCGTCGGACAGTTTAATGCTTTGGTATTCGCATACCCCGCGGGAATTGGCGGAATTGCAGAAACGTCTGGCGGTGCCGCTCGGGGTACTCTTTTTGAGCTTTTTGGCCGTTCCGCTGTCAAAGATCGCGCCGCGCAGCGGCGTGTACGGCAATGTCTTTACGGCATTTCTGATATACGTCGTTTACGAGAATTCCCAAAAGATTACCCAGGGTCTTCTGATGACCGAGAAAATCCCGCTCTGGCTGAGTTATAGCGGCGTTTATGCTTTCCTGCTTGTTCTCACCGCAGCCTTGTTCATCCGAAATCTCGGCATTAAGTGGATCGTTCAGATCGCCAGGGAAAAGGTCGGATTATGA